Genomic DNA from Cupriavidus oxalaticus:
TTCATACCTACCTCATCCAGAGCGAACGGACTCAGCAGGACTTCGCTGCGGCCCTCGGCGTTTCGCAGTCTCTGATCTGCCATTGGGCGCGGCGCAAAGCCCTGCCTTCGCCGGCCTGGTGCGTGTCGATCGAGCGCTTCACGGAAGGCCGCGTTTCGCGGACGGACCTCAGGCCTGATGACTGGCGCGAGATCTGGCCAGAGCTGACCTGGCCGTCGGCGTGGCAGGAGTGGGGGAGTGAGCAGGCGCTGCCGCTGGCGGCGCTGCATGGTGACGGGCGCGGTGGCGGTCCAGCGCTTTGCGCTGCGCCGGCGTGAGGCGCTTGAGGAATTTCGGCTTCGGCTGATGCATTGATTTTCTCCCTGAGCACGCGGTCATGTTGCCGCGTTTGATCCGAACTGTAATCGCTGTGCCGCGTGCATAACACGGCAAAAATTCCGAGGGTTTACCGATGACGTACCAGTACTCCGACATCGACCAGCATGAGGCGCTCTACAACGTGGCGCGCCGCTATCCCGGTGGTGGTATCGAGGCGCTCGCGCATGCGATGACCGTCCGCCTGGGTAAGCAGGTCTCGCCCAACGTGCTGCGCAACAAGCTGCGCCCCGGCATCACCTCTCATGCGCTTAACGCGGAAGAGTTCTCGTTGGTTGTCGAGTTGTGCGAAGAGGCTGGTGTCGACGGGGCCAAGATCCCGGTGCATGCGCTGTGCATGCGTCACGGCATGGTGGCTGTGGAGCCGCTGCCGGCCGGCGCGATCGCCACGGTGACCGATCTGATGATCCATCTGGGCAACGTGTCGCGGGAGTTCGCTGATGCGGTCAAGGTGGTGACCGACGGGGCCGATGACGGCAAGATCAAGCCGCATGAGGCCGAGCGAATCCAGAAAGAGGTCATGGATCTCGTGCGCGCGGCCATGGCGCTTAGCCAGGCCACCGCCCGTGCCGCGGAGCAGGCGGAGGGTGGTGACGAATGACGACACGCGTGGATGTGGCGCCGCCGATTAAGCGGGCATCGCCTGGTGGTGGGCGTCGGGTGTTGCGGCCGAGGCGTCCGCTTACCGAGCGCGAGCTGGACAAGGTCTTTCCTCGCATCAAAAAGCGCATCCTGAAAGGCGGCGAGCCTTTCGGGGTGTTTGCCATGAAGCGTGGCCACGGCCGCACCTTCGTGCTGCTGGGGAAAAGCTCGCCCGAGTTCTCTGTCCAGCTGCGCGTCAACGAGGCGCGCCAGCACCTGGTGGCGATCTACGACGGCACCACGAATCTCGGCTACGTCTGGGATGACCTCACCTCATTTGACCGGCCTGCGGAGCGCAGCGCCCCGGCAAAGGCTTCGTAATGGCATCGATCAAACTCAACCAGTTGGAGCTGGACGCGCTGTCCGGGCTCAGCCACGCGGCATTCCGTCTCTACGTGGCCGCCATCCGTCCGCGCATGGACTTCGCCACGGGTCTCGTCGGCAAGCGTGTGGGCATTTCGTGGCAGGCATTGCGGGAGTGGATGTATGTGGAGGCGCGTCCGGGCGTCAAGGCCGTGACGCACACTGAATCGACGGTGCGCCGCCTGGTGAAGCAGCTGGTCAAGCATGGTCTCCTGCGTGAGATCGGCGACCGCTTCCGCATCGCCTTTGCCTGCCCGCTCGCCGACAGGGGTTCTTTCGCCCAGAAAAAAGCCGACAGAGGTTCGACACCCCCCGCAGAGGGCGGGAATGCCAATGCTGACAAGGCTTCCGGGGAGATTGGCGAAACGAACGAAACGAGCAGGGCCGACACACATCTGACTACCGGTATTAAAAACACCCCCCCAACCCCCCCACGCCGTCGGCGCGGGAGGGCTGAACAGCCAATCGACCCTTCCGCACCTGCGGTGCGAAAGGACGATAACCCCTCTGACGAAACACCGGCCGGCACGCAGGCGGCATCGTCCTCAGAGGAGCGCCACGAGTCCGCCGAGTCGGTGGGATTGAACAGGCTTGCGGAAACGAGGCCGGAGGCTGGTTTTGTGTGGGAAGCACATCTGGCGTGGCCGGTCGATCTGACGCAGGGCCAGCGGGCCAACATTGCGCGAATTCTGCATCCGGTACCCGAAGCGCTGCGGCAGGTCGCGATGGACGAATGGCGGGGCCGTATGGCCTTGGGTGATCTCGGGAATCCGGTCGGCTGGCTGCAAGGCCTGGTGAAGCGCATCGAGGCGCCGGACTTCGCGGCGTTCTATGCCGACGAGGTGCGGCGCAAGCGCGAGGCGGCGGCGCAGGTGCTGGTCGAGCAGAACGCCCGCGACGCGGAATTCGCGGCCATCGTGGCCAAGTATGGCAAGGGTCCGTATCCGAAGGGCGTGCTTGCCACGCTGACGAAGATGGGCAAGCGGGCGCTGGGGGTGGTCAATCACGGGAGGGGCTGATGCGCGCAGAAAAGGGTAC
This window encodes:
- a CDS encoding transcriptional regulator; protein product: MDLHTYLIQSERTQQDFAAALGVSQSLICHWARRKALPSPAWCVSIERFTEGRVSRTDLRPDDWREIWPELTWPSAWQEWGSEQALPLAALHGDGRGGGPALCAAPA
- a CDS encoding phage regulatory CII family protein, producing MTYQYSDIDQHEALYNVARRYPGGGIEALAHAMTVRLGKQVSPNVLRNKLRPGITSHALNAEEFSLVVELCEEAGVDGAKIPVHALCMRHGMVAVEPLPAGAIATVTDLMIHLGNVSREFADAVKVVTDGADDGKIKPHEAERIQKEVMDLVRAAMALSQATARAAEQAEGGDE